Below is a genomic region from Lysobacter terrestris.
GCCGAGGATCACGACTTCCGCGGCCGGCACGCCGGGCACGCCGCCCAGCAGCACGCCACGGCCGCCCTGGGCCTTTTCCAGCGAATGCGCGCCGACCTGCGGGGCGAGGCGACCGGCGACTTCCGACATCGGGGTCAGCAGCGGCAGCGAGCCGTTCGGCGCGGTGACGGTTTCGTAGGCGATGCAGACGGCGCCCGAGTCGATCAGGTCCTTGGTCTGCGGGGCATCGGGGGCGAGGTGCAGGTAGGTGAAGAGGATCTGGCCCGGGCGCAGCTTCTTGCGCTCCTCGGCCAGCGGCTCCTTCACCTTCACGATCATGTCGGCGTTGGCGAAGATTTCGTCGGCGGTCTCGATGATCTTGCCGCCGGCGGCGACGTAGTCGGCGTCGGACAGGCCCGCGCCGAGGCCGGCGCCCTTCTGCACCAGCACTTCATGGCCGTTGTGCACGAGTTCGTGCACGGACGACGGAATGAGGCCGACGCGGTACTCGTGGTTCTTGATTTCCTTGGGTACGCCGATACGCATGAGCTGGATCTCCCGGTGGTGGGCGTCGGCCGTCCCGACGTTTTGTGGTGCGGGAGTATGGACGAAGGATTGCGCATTTTGTCGCGAATTTTGTTGATCCCGAGGGCCGTTTGTCGCATGGTTGTTCGTGAACAGGCGGATTGATCGAACAAAATGCGAACACCGGAACCGGCCATCGACGAGCGCGACCGCGCCATCCTCCGCCTGCTGCAGGAAGACGGCCGGCTGACCAACATGGAGCTGGCGCAGCGGATCAACCTGTCGCCGTCGGCCTGCCTGCGCCGGGTCAAATTGCTGGAGGAAGCCGGGCTGATCTCGCGCTACGTGATGCTGCTCGACGAGAAGGCGGCGGGCCTGCCGGGCACCGCCTTCGTGCTGGTGACGCTCGACCAGCAAGGGCGCGCGGCGCTCGATGCCTTCGAGGCGGCGATCCAGCAGCACCCGGAAGTCACCGAGTGCTGCCTGCTCGCCGGCGTGGCCGATTACATGGTGCGCGTGGCCTATGCCGATTCGGCCGACTTCGAGCGCATCCACACCGAGATCCTCACCCAGTTGCCCGGGGTGGTGCGCGTGCAGTCGACGCTGGCGCTGCGCACGGTGAAGAAGACCACCGCGCTGCCGGTCTGACCTGCCGGCAGGCGGGTAGGGTAATTCGCCGTGCGCGGGACTACCGTTGGCGCATGACCCGAGCCCGCGGCCGCCTGCGCCATGACGACCTGCTCACGCCCGCGGAATGGCGCGTGGTCGAGGCGGTGCGCCACGGCCTGGGCAATCCCGCCATCGCGCGACGCCTGCACGTCAGCGTCGATGCGGTGAAGTACCACGTCGCCAACGCGCTGCAGAAGCTCGGCCTCGCCGATCGGGTGGCCTTGCGCGCCTGGGACGGCGTGCGCCGCGACAGCGCCCTTTACCGGAGCAGTACCCGCATGAACACCGAGATCGCCCTGGGCCCCGTCGGCCAGATCGCGCGCAGCGTGAAGGACATCGCCGCGGCCCGCGCCTGGTACGCCGACGTGCTCGGCCTCACCCACCTGTATTCGTTCGGCAAGCTCGCCTTCTTCGATTGCGATGGCCTGCGCCTGTTCCTGTCGGAGCGTGGCCCTTCCGAAGGCGACGGCGGCAGCGCGGAATCGCTGCTGTACTTCCGCGTCGCTGACATCCGTGCGGCGCACGCCGCGCTCGCCGCGCGCGGGGTGGAGTTCACCCACGCGCCGCACCTGATCCACACCCACGCCGACGGCACCGAGGAATGGATGGCGTTCTTCAAGGACAACGAAGGCCGGCCGCTCGCGCTGATGGCGCAGGTGCAGCCGTAGGCGTCAGGGCCGGCGCAGGCGGCGGGCGCGCGCGAGTTCCTCAACGTCGCTGACCCGGAACTCGACCGTGACGCGGCTGCCGGGCATCACGCCCCAGCGGATGCCGATGCGGGCCAGGCGCGTTTCCACCTCGGCGCGCATGTCCGCGGGAGCGAGGGCGAGGATCGCGTCGTGGCGTTCGGCCCACGCGCTCGCCAGCGCGAAGACGCTGGTGTGGCGCAGGTAGAGGTTGGGCATTTCCGCTTCAAGTTCGGCCAGGCGCGCTTCCATGGCGCTGGCGGCGTCATCGTCGGTCACATGGCTGGAAGGCATGGCTTCCCCTGGCGTGGGCGATCCCTGTCGACGAAGGTCCTTGCGTGCGGCCGCAGCTTACGCCCGATGGCCATCGCGCCGACGCCTCACTCTTCCAGGGTAAAGCCGACCTTCAGCGTGACCTGCCAGTGCGCGACCTTGCCGTTCTCGACGTGGCCGCGGGTCTCGATGACCTGGAACCAGCGGATGCTGCGCATCGAAATGGACGCGCGCTCGATCGCGGTGCGGATCGCGTCGTCGCTGCTGGTCTTCGACGAGCCGGTGAGTTCCAGCGACTTGTAGACGTGATCGGTCATGGCAGCGCTCCTGTTCTGGAGGGTGGTGGGCATCCTGATCAACGCCGTGTGCGTCGGGCTGCGGTCACGGCGTGGTGGCGCGGGACGTGCGGGTTGCAGTGCGTGCGGTTGTAGCGGGCCCGGTGTGACGGGCGTGTTGTAGCGGATGCGCCGTAAGGATTTGTTGCCGCCGATCGGCCGCCGCCGGCGCGTTGAACCGGCGCGTTGAAAACACCACGCGATCCCGGCATCGTCGCTGCATCGGGCGCGAGGATCGGACGGACGTGAAGCAGATGGCGTGGGGATGGGCCGTGCTGTGCGGCATGGCGTTGTGCGTGGGGCTGCCAGGGGGCGTGCAGGCCAAGGAATTCAGCAAGGACGGCCCGGTCACCACCGATCGCACCGTCACCTGGCCCGTGCCGTGGCAGCAGGGTCGCCGGCTCGAATACGACGAGGTCAACGAAACGGTGGTGATCCACGACAGCAGCGAATCGCGCAGCACCAGCACCTCGATCGCCGCGGTGGAGATCATCGAAGCCGGTGGTGACGGCTACCTCCAGCGCTGGACCTGGCGCGAAGGGCAGACGCGCGACGAGGGCGTCGACGAAACCGTGCGTCGCGCCGCGGCGGCGATGGTGAAGGGAATGGAGGACCTGCCGCTGGACGTGCGCCTCGACCGCGACGGCGCCTACGTCGCCGTCGCCAACATCGGCGACCTGTCGCGCAAGGCGCGCACGGGCGTGCACCGCGCGACGGAGGCGTTGTTCGCCGAGGCGAAGCGGCCGCTGTCCAAGGCCGAGCAGAAGGGCATGCTCCGCATGCTCGATATGCTGACCACGCCGGTGGCGCTGGAGAACCTGGTCGCCACGCTGGCCTCGCGCTACAACTTCGTCAGCGGCGGCGGACTCGCGCCGGGCAAGGAGTACGCGTACGACGACGAGGGGCCCAATCCGTTCGGCGGCGCTCCCTTCCCCATGCGCAACACGATGCTGCTGGAACCCGATGCGCAGGACGGCTGGTACCTGGTCCAGTGGACCATGGTCATGGACCGGGAGAAGGGCAGCGCGGTGCTGGCCGATGCGGTGACGCGGCTGCTGCAACGCAGCGGCGGGAAGGTGCCGACGGCGGAACTCGATGCCGCGCGCGCGAAGGTGCTCGAAGACACCGATGTGAACTTCTCGGCGCGCTACCGCGTCGATGCCGCGACCGGGATCGTGCAGTGGATGCAGCTGGTGCAGGCCAAGCGCGTGGGCGGGCGCAACACCGTGCAGACCTCGACCCTCACCCTGCGCCACTGACGGCGCCGGGCGATGTGCGCTCCGGCAACTGCCGGAGCGCACTGGAGCGGAGCGTACTCGATCGAAATCAGCCGCCGTTCCTGGCCGCGCGCTCCATGGCGATCAGGTGGTCGGCGATGCGCAGCTTGTCTTCCCAGCTGTTGCCGCCGGTGATGCGGTACTTGCCGTCGATGACGAGCGTGGGCGTGCTCGACACGCCGCTGCGCAGCATGAACTGCTTGCCGCGGGCGATCTTGGTGTTGACCGCGAAGCTGTTCATCTGGGCGAGGAACTGCGCCGGGTCCGCGCCGTAGCCGGCGTAGAACTCCGCGATCTTCTTCTCGTCGGGCTTGTCGCCTTCACCGGGCATGGTGTTGGTCACGTGGATGGCGCTGATCAGCGCGTCGTGCGAGCGCTTGACCAGGCCCATCGACTCGGCGACGTAGAACGACTTCGCGTACGGATTCCATTCCGGACCGAACGGCGCCGGCACATAGGTGAAGCGGACGTCGGCCGGCAGCTTCTTCTCCCAGGCGCTCACGGCCGGGTGGAAGCTCGCGCAGGCCGGGCACACGTAGCCGAACACTTCGACCACTTCGACCTTGCCGTCCAGCGGCTGGTACGGCTGGCCACCGGCGATCTCCTCGTAATCGGTGCCGGCCACGGGCGCGGGGCCTTGCGGCGCGACGACCGGATTGGTGTTCGGCGCTTCCGGTTCGGCAGCGGCCGGTGCCGCGACGGGCGCGGTGGTGGCCGGCGCGGCCTCGGCCGGCACAGTCGTGGTGGCGGCCGGCGCCGGCGTGGCAGGCGCGGCGGCTTCGGGCGCCTGCTGTTGCGAGCAGGCGGCCAGGGTCAGCAGGGTGAAGAGCAGGGGAGCCAGGCGCAGATTCATCGTGAACTCTCGGCGTGGGTGGAGCGCTGGCGCGGCGGCGCCAGGCGGGTGGCAAGGATAGCCCGTGCCGCAACCGCGAGTACCGCGCAGTTCCAATGCCGTCGCAAACGAACGCGCCCGGCGTGGGGCCGGGCGCGGAGGTCGTGGCTGCGTCGCTCAGTACGGTTGCAGGCCGAGGATCGCCTGCAGCACCGACGCGAGGATCACGTAGTTGCCGTCGTCGTAGCGGCCGTAGCGGTAACCGCGGCCATAGCCGTCCTCGTAGCCGCGGCGGAAGGCCTGGCGGAAGTAGTGGTTGTACTCCGCCTGGTCGACGTAATAGCCGTAGTAGCCATAGTTGGCGTCGGCGTAGGCGAAGTTGTTGCGGTAGTCGTAGCGCCAGCCGTCGTAACGGTCGGCTTCGCCGGCGCGATAGCCCTGGTCGTAGCCCAGGCGCACGGCCTGGCGCAGGAGATCGGCGGAGTAGCGGTTGACCTCGTACCAGCGCCCCGCGCGCAGGTAGCGGTAGCTCGGCGGCGTGTAGTAGTACGGGTCGTTGTAGTAGCTGTAGTTGCGCGAGTACCAGCGGTCGCTGAGGTTGCGCTGGCCCTGCCAGTACTGCTGCTGGTAGCGGTACTGGCGCATGCGGCGGTCGTGCTGGAGCGCGCTGATGCGGCTGCGTTCGGCGGCCTGGCGTGCCTGTGCTTCGCGGCGGTATTGCGCCGTGCGCTGCTGCTGCAGCTCGATGCGGCGGTTGCGCTCCTGTTCCGACAGGCGCGCGTCACGGCGGGCATCGTCGCGGTGGGCGTCATCGCGATGCGTGCGTTCGGCGTCGCGACGGGCGTCTTCGCGGCGGGCGCGTTCGGCATCGCGGCGGGCATCGGCCTGGCGCTGTTCGGCGTCGCGGCGCGCCTGGTCATTGGCGTCGTCGCGTCCGCGGCGATCCATATCGCGCCATACGGGTTGCTGCTCGCGTTCGCGGTGCTGCGCGGCCTGGCGCTGGGCCGCGTCGCGCTCGCGAACGTCACGCGCCTGCGCGTTGCGCTCGCGCAGTTCGCGCTGGTGCTCGTCGCGCTGGCGTTCGGCCTGCAGGCGCTGTTCCGACGCGCGCTGCCGGGCCTCTTCCTGGCGCTGGCGGGCGTCTCGGGCTTCATCCTGCTGCTCGCGCTGGCGCGTGACGTCGGCCTGACGCGCATCATTGCGGGCGTCGTTGCGTTCGCGCGCCGCCTCGCGTTCGCGTTCCTGCAGCGCGCGCCGATCCGGACGCGACGGCGCGAACGCTTCGTTCTGCCGCCCCGCTTCCGCGCGCTGCGCATCCTCGTGCGCCTTGCGGCCCTTGCCGCGTGCTTCGTCGCGGCGGCTGTTGTCCTGTTTGTTGTCGTCCTGCTTGTCTTCGCGTTGTTGTTCGGCGGTGCCGCGATCGTGTTCGCGCGCCAGCACCGGGCTGGCCAGGACGATCGCCAGGGCCAGCGCGGTGGCGCGGCCGAGGAGCGGGATGCGGGTGTTCATTGCGGTCTGCCTGCGTGGTGGCTGCTGTGCGCAGTTAGCGGCTGGCGCGCTTAATCCTTTCTGAGAATTCGCGCGTGGCGCGTAGCGCGTTCAGCTTCCGCTGGGGTGGCCGACCGGCAGAGGGAAACGGCGGGCGGCCAGCGGCCGCCACGCCGTGGTGCCAGGGGCGACGCCGGGCGCTTGCTCAGGCCGCCGCGGCGCTGAGGTGTTCGTGCACGATCGCGGCACCGACCAGGATCAGGATCACCCCGCCCGCGATCTCGGCGCGCTTGCCGATGACCGCGCCCAGCGCGCGGCCGAGCATGACCCCGAGGGTGACCATGGTGAAGGTGCACAGGCCGATCACCAGCGCGACCACGGCGATGTGCACGTCGGCGAAGGCGAGGCCGACGCCGACCGCCATCGCATCGATGCTGGTGGCCAGCCCGGCAATGGCGAGCTTGAGCAGGCTGCCGCCGTTGCCGTCGTCCTCGGGCGCTTCGTCGCTGGCGTGCAAGGCCTGCCAGATCATGTGCAGGCCGAGCGCCGCGAGCAGGACGAAGGCGATCCAGTGGTCCCACGCCTCGATGAAGCGCGAGGCCGCGGTGCCCAGCAGCCAGCCGATCACCGGCGTGATCGCTTCCACCACGCCGAAGACCAGACCGGCCCGCAACGCCTGCGGCAGTCGCGGCCGGGTCATCGCCGCACCCTTGCCGATCGCGGCGGCGAACGCGTCGGTGGACATGGCCAGGCCGATGAGCAGGATCGAAAGCGGGTTCATTCGGAACGAGGGCAGGAAAGGCGCCCATCATCGCGCAGTCGCGGCGCCCGCACGATGACCGAGTCCGGCGGCTGGGGCGGGCCGTGCCGCGAACGCGTAGCATGTGCGCGTGCGCCGGTGGCCGCGGTGCAGTCGAGAGCAGCCATGTCCCGTGATTCGAAAACCCGTCGCGACGCCCGCAAGAGGAAAGAGCCGAAGCGGGCCATCCGCCGCCTCGGCGGCACCCTGCAGCCGCATGCCCAGCTGGAAACCGGCGATGGCAACACGGTCGGCGGGGCCGGCTGGCGCGACGGCGAATGGCTGACGGTGCTGGGCGGCAAGGTGGTGGCGCGCACGCCCAGCGCGGCGCTGACCCTCGCGATGCTGCGGCACGTGGTCGCCGTGCAGGAACAGGCCGGCGCCGAGTTGAAACTGACCTTCTCGCCGGTGCTGGAAACCGCGGCGACGCGCGAGGCGCAAGCCGAAGGGCGTTCGCTGGAGGAGTACCTGCACGTGCTCGAGCAGGAACGCCTGGAACGCCTGGACCCGGACGGGGCGCCGGCGCAGGCGGCCGCACCGCAAACCCGGCACTGAGCGCAGCCGGCGGATTCCGCTCGGCGATTGCGCCGCGGCGCCGGCGCCATGGCCGGCACTGCAAACGCTCGTTTCGTTGCTAGGCGGCGAACTGCTCGCGCGTCAGGTTGAGCGGTTCGCCGTCCGTGCACACCACGTCGTCTTCGATGCGGATGCCGCCGTAGGGCTTGAACGCGGCCACGCGCTCCCAGTTCACGCTCGGTCCCAGGCCCCGGTCCTTCAGTTCCTCGAGCAGCATGTCGATGAAGTACAGGCCCGGCTCGATGGTCACCACCATGCCCGGCTCCAGCGTGCGGGTCAGGCGCAGGTACGGATGGCCCGGCGGCTTCGCGATCGTGCCGCCGCGGTCGCTTTCGGCGAAGCCGGCGACCTCGTGCACCTGCAGGCCGATGCCGTGGCCGATCCCGTGCGGGAAGAACGCGCTGCTCACGCCGGTTTCGACCGCGACTTCGGGCGACACGTTGATCAGGCCGAAGTCGCGGAGGATGCGCGCCAGCGACAGGTGCGCATCCAGGTGCAGCTGCTTGTAGTCGAAGCCGGCGCGGACCTGCGCGCACATCGCCTGCTGCGCGCTGTCGACGGCGTCGACGAGGGCCTGGAACTCGCCGGCGGTGTCGTAGGCGTAGGTGCGGGTGATGTCGCTGGCGTAGCCGTGGAAGCTGGCACCGGCGTCGATCAGGAAGCTGCGGAGGGCCTTCGGCGGCAGGCGATCGCGCTCGGTGTAATGCAGCACGGCGCAGTGCTCGTTGAGGCCGACGATGTTGTTGTAGGGCAGGTCGTTGGCGTCCTGCAGCGCCGCCTGGCAATAGACCAGGTGGATGCCGAATTCGCTGGCGCCGGCGCGGAACGCGCGCTCCGCCGCGCGATGCGCGCGCACGCCGATGCGCGAGGCTTCGCGCATCATCGCGATCTCGTACGGCGTCTTGCAGGCGCGGTGGAATTCCAGGTAATTGACCACCGCCGGCGGGTTGTTCGGGACGTAATCGCCGAGCGCGCTCTGCGCCTCGCCGAGGATCGCGCAGCGCGCGGCATCGCGCGGCAGGTGCTGCAACGCCTCTTCCGGCTTGCGGATCACCACGATGTCGAAGTGTTCGGTCCAGTAGCCGGCCGGGTTCTCCGGCACCGCGTGCCAGTAGTCGAAGGGCTGCAGGTACACCAGCTTCGGCCGCTCGCCGGGCGTGGCCACCAGCCAGCTGCCGGGATTGCGGGTCAGCGGCGCCCACGCCTTGAACTGCGGATTCACCGCGTACGGATAATCGCGGTCGTCGAACAGGTGGTAGTGCAGGGTGCCGCTGGGCACGACCAGGTGATCGAAGCCGCCGCGTTGCAGCGCCTGGGCGGTGCGCTGCTGCAGGGTGTCCAGGTGCTGCGGGTACAGCGCGGCGATGGTGCTCTTGCTCGGGCTCATGCGCGGTCAACCGTGTGGGGTCCGCGCATTCTACGGCGCGGCGGAAAAGCCGCCGCATGCAGGAAGTCGGCGCCGCGATACCGAGTCTGGCGGTTCGCGTGGGCGCTTCAGGGGGGGCTGCGCGTTCAGGCGTACTGGCTGCCGGGCGCGTCGATCCAGCGCCGCAGCTGCTGCATCTGCTGCTCGCTCATGGTGATGAAGCGGAAGCCGGTCCAGGCCTGGCCCGGGGCGCTGGCCTGGTCGCGCCAGAGCAGGTGCGTGCCCACTTCGAATGCGGTCTTGGAGATGCCTTCGGGCAAGGCGAAACGCAGCTGGTAGAGCGCGTCCACCACCAGCGGCGCATTCGACATCACCAGCATCCCGGTTTCGGAGACGTTGCCGACGTGGCCGATGACCAGCTCGGTCATGCTGTCGGTGACCTGGATGATCTCGGCGACCTGGCGGCGCCGGCTGCGACGGAATTCCTTCATGCCTGCTCTCCCTGCTGCGACGCCTCGTCGTGCGCCTCCGCGGCCTGCTTGGCGCCCATGAATCCGCGCAGCACGCCGAGCGCGCTGTGCCAGGCGCGGTCGACCAGGCTGCTGTGCTCGACGGTGACGATGCGCACCTGTCCGCCGGCGAGCATGCGGGCGAGGCTGTCGAGCGACTGCTCGCCCACGCGCTGGCCCTTCTGGTTCACGAACAGCGCGTGGTCGGTCATCGGGCTGTACCAGGACAGGCGCCGGCGCACGACATCGCCCTGCTGGTTGGTGATGAACTCGAACCAGGCGCCGAACGGCAACGTGCGCAGCATGTCGTACGCGGCCTGCTCGCGTTCGCTGCGCGGCGGCAGCGGCGGCTTGTCCGGGTTGGCCTCCTGGCCCAGGCGCCCGCGCGCCTTCAGGCGCATCGCCAGTTCGGTGCGGGACGCCGCGTCGTTCTCGTCGTCGTCCACGTTGGCGGTCAGGCGGCGCGCGATGTCGCCGGCTTCGTCGCTGTGGTAGCCGACCAGGGTCAGCGAATGCTCGATCTGCGCGGCCAGGTCATCAGGGGGCGAGGCCGGGTGGTTGAGCGAGGTTGCGCGCACGATGGCGGTCGTGACTTCGAGCTGGTGCTGCCACTCCTCCGATTCCTCGCCGTTGCGCAGCTGCACCAGGGTGAGGACATCGCTCCAGGAGTTGCTCAGCAGGGTCTGCACGAAGCGCGGCAGCTTGTGCTCCTCGGAGACGCCGGCGATCACTTCCGACGCGCGGCGCTTGGCCAGCTCGAGCTTCTCCTTGCCGCGCGCGGCGTCGACATGCCGGCGTTCGGCGACTTCGGCGCGGCGCGCCATGACCTGCAGGTGCTGCTGCACGCGTTGGTTGGCGGCGGCGAAGACGTTGGTGTCGCCCTCGTAGTGCGTCACGACGTCGTCGACGGCGTGGTTGAGCTGGTCGTTCAGCTGTGCATCGACCTCGTCCTCGCCGACCCAGCTGGCGCCCGATTCGGCGACGGTGTTGAGGAGCTGGCGTGCCGGATGGTTCTGGTGGACGAAGAAACCGCGGTCCTTCAGCACCAGCCGCAGCAGCGGCACCACCAGCTTGTGCACGAGGCGGTTGCCCGGGGCGTCCTG
It encodes:
- a CDS encoding dodecin translates to MTDHVYKSLELTGSSKTSSDDAIRTAIERASISMRSIRWFQVIETRGHVENGKVAHWQVTLKVGFTLEE
- a CDS encoding manganese efflux pump MntP, translated to MNPLSILLIGLAMSTDAFAAAIGKGAAMTRPRLPQALRAGLVFGVVEAITPVIGWLLGTAASRFIEAWDHWIAFVLLAALGLHMIWQALHASDEAPEDDGNGGSLLKLAIAGLATSIDAMAVGVGLAFADVHIAVVALVIGLCTFTMVTLGVMLGRALGAVIGKRAEIAGGVILILVGAAIVHEHLSAAAA
- a CDS encoding Lrp/AsnC family transcriptional regulator; this translates as MRTPEPAIDERDRAILRLLQEDGRLTNMELAQRINLSPSACLRRVKLLEEAGLISRYVMLLDEKAAGLPGTAFVLVTLDQQGRAALDAFEAAIQQHPEVTECCLLAGVADYMVRVAYADSADFERIHTEILTQLPGVVRVQSTLALRTVKKTTALPV
- the pepQ gene encoding Xaa-Pro dipeptidase, with protein sequence MSPSKSTIAALYPQHLDTLQQRTAQALQRGGFDHLVVPSGTLHYHLFDDRDYPYAVNPQFKAWAPLTRNPGSWLVATPGERPKLVYLQPFDYWHAVPENPAGYWTEHFDIVVIRKPEEALQHLPRDAARCAILGEAQSALGDYVPNNPPAVVNYLEFHRACKTPYEIAMMREASRIGVRAHRAAERAFRAGASEFGIHLVYCQAALQDANDLPYNNIVGLNEHCAVLHYTERDRLPPKALRSFLIDAGASFHGYASDITRTYAYDTAGEFQALVDAVDSAQQAMCAQVRAGFDYKQLHLDAHLSLARILRDFGLINVSPEVAVETGVSSAFFPHGIGHGIGLQVHEVAGFAESDRGGTIAKPPGHPYLRLTRTLEPGMVVTIEPGLYFIDMLLEELKDRGLGPSVNWERVAAFKPYGGIRIEDDVVCTDGEPLNLTREQFAA
- a CDS encoding thiol:disulfide interchange protein DsbA/DsbL, producing the protein MNLRLAPLLFTLLTLAACSQQQAPEAAAPATPAPAATTTVPAEAAPATTAPVAAPAAAEPEAPNTNPVVAPQGPAPVAGTDYEEIAGGQPYQPLDGKVEVVEVFGYVCPACASFHPAVSAWEKKLPADVRFTYVPAPFGPEWNPYAKSFYVAESMGLVKRSHDALISAIHVTNTMPGEGDKPDEKKIAEFYAGYGADPAQFLAQMNSFAVNTKIARGKQFMLRSGVSSTPTLVIDGKYRITGGNSWEDKLRIADHLIAMERAARNGG
- a CDS encoding VOC family protein; translation: MTRARGRLRHDDLLTPAEWRVVEAVRHGLGNPAIARRLHVSVDAVKYHVANALQKLGLADRVALRAWDGVRRDSALYRSSTRMNTEIALGPVGQIARSVKDIAAARAWYADVLGLTHLYSFGKLAFFDCDGLRLFLSERGPSEGDGGSAESLLYFRVADIRAAHAALAARGVEFTHAPHLIHTHADGTEEWMAFFKDNEGRPLALMAQVQP
- a CDS encoding PilZ domain-containing protein, which translates into the protein MKEFRRSRRRQVAEIIQVTDSMTELVIGHVGNVSETGMLVMSNAPLVVDALYQLRFALPEGISKTAFEVGTHLLWRDQASAPGQAWTGFRFITMSEQQMQQLRRWIDAPGSQYA